One part of the Streptomyces lydicus genome encodes these proteins:
- a CDS encoding TetR/AcrR family transcriptional regulator produces MNADTSAKRPGGRSARVQAAVHQAVTDLVGEHDTAQLTIPTVAERAGVNPTTIYRRWGTLQALLAEVAAPHGTDVPPPSSGELRTDLEAYAVRTLADLTRPGGIAFFRAEVSPAIDERRSGLRECLQRATAGLDVILEASRDRGETPPPLERLLDRIVAPLYFRVVFSMPDTDDAYARTLVTDLLNEPPPPQH; encoded by the coding sequence ATGAACGCCGACACCTCCGCCAAGCGTCCCGGCGGCCGCAGCGCCCGCGTCCAGGCCGCTGTCCACCAAGCCGTCACCGACCTGGTCGGCGAACACGACACGGCCCAGCTGACGATCCCCACGGTGGCCGAGCGCGCCGGGGTCAACCCCACCACCATCTACCGACGCTGGGGCACGCTCCAGGCCCTGCTGGCCGAGGTGGCAGCCCCACACGGGACCGACGTCCCGCCTCCCTCCAGCGGCGAGCTCCGCACGGACCTGGAGGCATACGCGGTCCGGACACTGGCCGACCTGACCCGACCCGGCGGCATCGCGTTCTTCCGGGCAGAGGTCTCCCCCGCCATCGACGAGCGCCGCAGCGGCCTGCGGGAATGCCTACAACGCGCCACCGCCGGCCTCGACGTGATCCTCGAAGCCTCCCGCGACCGGGGCGAAACACCGCCCCCACTCGAAAGACTGCTCGACCGGATCGTCGCCCCGCTCTACTTCCGCGTCGTCTTCTCCATGCCGGACACCGACGACGCCTACGCCCGCACCCTGGTCACCGACCTCCTCAACGAGCCACCCCCGCCGCAACACTGA
- a CDS encoding alpha/beta fold hydrolase, translating to MPVTTAHHLRRIATNGVQLNVAIAGDGPAVLLLHGFPHTWQLWSGIMGRLAGQYRVIAPDLRGFGASARAVEGYDAGTLAADAEGLLDALGESSAAVVGIDAGTAPAVLLALRRPGLVRRLVVMEALLGRLPGAEDVVAGGAPWWFGFHAVPGLAETVLAGNEAAYVNWFLDSGTLGRGVPDDIRAAFVHAYTGSEALRCAFSYYRALPTSAQQIQDAVATARLTMPTMAVGSHPVGTGLERQLRPIADDLVGHHLQDCGHIIPLDRPDALFALLAPFLSADLPK from the coding sequence ATGCCCGTCACCACCGCGCACCACCTGCGCCGCATCGCGACGAACGGCGTCCAACTCAATGTCGCAATCGCCGGGGACGGACCTGCGGTTCTCCTGCTGCACGGCTTCCCGCACACCTGGCAACTCTGGAGCGGCATCATGGGCCGACTGGCCGGGCAGTACCGGGTCATCGCCCCGGACCTTCGAGGCTTCGGTGCCAGTGCACGCGCCGTCGAGGGGTACGACGCAGGCACCCTCGCCGCCGACGCCGAAGGGCTGCTCGACGCACTCGGCGAGTCCTCGGCAGCGGTGGTCGGCATCGACGCGGGCACTGCCCCCGCCGTCCTGCTCGCGCTGCGCCGGCCCGGCCTCGTCCGGCGCCTGGTCGTGATGGAGGCACTGCTCGGCCGCCTGCCCGGAGCAGAGGACGTCGTCGCGGGCGGTGCCCCGTGGTGGTTCGGCTTCCACGCCGTCCCCGGCCTCGCCGAGACCGTCCTGGCCGGCAACGAGGCCGCGTACGTCAACTGGTTCCTCGATTCGGGGACGCTCGGGCGAGGAGTACCCGACGATATCCGTGCGGCCTTCGTCCACGCGTACACCGGGAGTGAGGCCCTGCGCTGCGCGTTCTCCTATTACCGGGCCCTGCCCACCAGCGCGCAGCAGATCCAGGACGCCGTCGCGACGGCTCGGCTGACCATGCCCACCATGGCCGTCGGCTCTCACCCCGTCGGCACCGGGCTCGAACGCCAACTCCGTCCTATCGCCGATGACCTGGTCGGACACCATCTCCAGGACTGCGGCCACATCATCCCCCTGGACCGCCCCGACGCGCTATTCGCGCTCCTTGCTCCCTTCCTCTCCGCCGATCTGCCGAAGTGA
- a CDS encoding winged helix-turn-helix transcriptional regulator, whose protein sequence is MTTRGARAAGHGVRGDLFDPHCPTRQLLDRIGTKWTSMAVKTLADAAPDEVRFAELRRRMPGVSQKMLSVTLRSLTRDGLVARRVEPTVPPRVFYRLTGLGLSLEAALAGLRTWAEEHMAEIDRANEAAAQEADEG, encoded by the coding sequence GTGACCACCCGAGGAGCCCGGGCCGCCGGTCACGGGGTACGCGGCGATCTGTTCGATCCCCATTGCCCGACGCGGCAGTTGCTGGACCGCATCGGTACGAAGTGGACATCCATGGCCGTCAAGACGCTCGCCGATGCCGCACCGGACGAGGTGCGCTTCGCGGAGCTGAGACGCCGGATGCCCGGCGTGTCGCAGAAAATGCTGTCCGTGACGCTGCGAAGCCTGACCCGCGACGGGCTGGTGGCGCGCCGGGTCGAACCCACCGTGCCGCCGCGGGTCTTCTACCGACTGACCGGACTCGGGCTGTCCCTGGAAGCCGCGCTTGCGGGGCTGCGGACCTGGGCGGAAGAGCACATGGCCGAGATCGACCGCGCCAACGAAGCCGCCGCCCAGGAGGCCGATGAGGGGTAG
- a CDS encoding zinc-dependent alcohol dehydrogenase family protein — MPQSMRALVAGEIGEPNDVLRLESRPVPTAEAGQALIRVKSTPIHASDLHVLRGRYGFSPEFPTVGGNMECVGRIAALGPDTPDTPDTEGLKIDERVVAVAVPAIPGPPVAGTWQEYLVADTCRLLPVPDRLSDSSACQLAVNPLTALLLVTRELDVQPGEWLLQTAAGSTVGRLVIQLARHLGIRTINVVRRRDAVEEIKTLGGDEVICTEDEDVLQRVTEIAGPAGVHKAIDCVAGHVGAQVSQALAPGGESVVYGALSTHRQTDPAALTIPLLARSLIYETKVVRGFWLNRWFGTASPTDVLRALSEVRSLVVDEVLSIPQGRPFPLERFTEAIAFAETPAHGAKPLFVFEDGRDEDEG, encoded by the coding sequence ATGCCGCAATCCATGCGCGCGCTCGTAGCCGGAGAGATCGGCGAACCGAACGATGTCCTGCGGCTGGAATCCCGGCCTGTTCCCACGGCAGAGGCCGGCCAGGCGTTGATCCGTGTGAAGTCAACTCCGATTCACGCCAGTGATCTGCACGTGTTGCGTGGACGCTACGGTTTCTCCCCCGAATTTCCCACTGTCGGGGGGAACATGGAATGCGTGGGCCGTATCGCGGCCCTGGGCCCGGATACTCCGGATACTCCGGATACCGAGGGACTGAAGATCGACGAGCGTGTGGTGGCCGTTGCCGTTCCGGCCATACCCGGGCCGCCCGTGGCCGGCACCTGGCAGGAATACCTGGTTGCCGATACTTGTAGGCTGCTGCCGGTACCCGACCGTCTGAGCGACTCCAGCGCCTGCCAACTCGCTGTCAATCCGTTGACCGCACTGCTCCTGGTGACCCGCGAACTCGACGTACAGCCGGGCGAATGGCTGTTGCAGACGGCAGCCGGCTCCACCGTCGGCCGGCTCGTCATCCAGCTGGCCAGGCATCTGGGCATTCGGACGATCAATGTGGTGCGGCGGCGCGATGCAGTCGAGGAGATCAAGACGCTCGGTGGCGACGAGGTCATTTGCACTGAGGACGAGGACGTGTTGCAGCGTGTGACTGAGATTGCCGGCCCGGCCGGCGTGCACAAGGCCATCGACTGTGTCGCGGGCCACGTAGGTGCCCAGGTGTCCCAGGCATTGGCTCCGGGAGGAGAGAGCGTGGTCTACGGCGCGCTCTCCACGCATCGGCAGACCGACCCCGCCGCGCTGACGATCCCGCTGCTGGCGCGCTCCCTCATCTACGAGACCAAAGTGGTCCGTGGCTTCTGGCTGAACCGCTGGTTCGGCACTGCCTCACCCACGGATGTGCTGCGCGCGCTGTCCGAGGTTCGCAGCCTCGTCGTTGATGAGGTGCTGAGCATCCCCCAAGGCCGGCCGTTCCCGCTCGAACGCTTCACGGAAGCCATCGCGTTCGCCGAAACACCGGCACATGGCGCCAAGCCGCTCTTCGTCTTCGAAGATGGCCGGGACGAAGACGAGGGGTAG